Proteins from one Oryza sativa Japonica Group chromosome 12, ASM3414082v1 genomic window:
- the LOC4352218 gene encoding DEAD-box ATP-dependent RNA helicase 28 produces the protein MDADFRFDPDGSDDDGAAASAAAGRRKPAQSPWEFSSYAESVAAEHARRRTTSIDEKISQALSGSRRGGKPSIPDGDSEGDEDDSEVEDDSEEDDKEVVEGEIDDEEDEVEESEDDDEGVEVSDEEVEELEEGKGEEKSDEVEEGEEGQDGEEEEKEEGDEEAAEEEEETDKKSGVVDPSKFFASSEGASFHANSFLELNLSRPLLRACEALGYQKPTPIQAACIPLALTGRDICGSAITGSGKTAAFSLPVLERLLFRPKRVPAIRVLILTPTRELAAQVHSMIEKLAQFTDIRCCLIVGGLSTKVQEVALRSMPDIVVATPGRIIDHLRNSLSVGLEDLAILILDEADRLLELGFSAEIQELIRMCPRRRQTMLFSATMTEEINELVTLSLNKPVRLEADPSLKRPATLTEEVVRIRRAREANQEAVLLALCLKTFKDKVIIFSGTKHSAHRLKIIFGLSGMKAAELHGNLTQAQRLEALELFKKQEVDFLIATDVAARGIDIVGVRTVINFSCPRDARTYLHRVGRTARAGREGYAVTFVTDDDRSLLKAIAKKAGSQLKSRIVAEKPVAECAKLIEELEDQISTIIQEEREERILRKAEMEATKAENMIAHKDEIYSRPKRTWFATEKEKKLLAKAAKESTSQGKSNSGVISAQQAEDLRLKEKKRREREKNLPRKKRRRLEAEREMLEDESEDEEEAKESKGGKKEKKGQSLVDVAYRRAKSMKASGKRGAGTGKGKNDKKAKQHSGKGPTRQEEMQELFQNDMSEWKQGRSLKKNNVMRKKSKNSFKSKSRYNRRK, from the exons aTGGACGCCGACTTCCGGTTCGACCCGGACGgctccgacgacgacggggcggcggcctcggcggccgCGGGGCGGAGGAAGCCGGCGCAGTCGCCGTGGGAGTTCTCGTCCTACGCGGAGTCCGTGGCGGCGgagcacgcgcgccgccgcaccacctccATCGACGAGAAGATCTCCCAGGCCCTGAGCGGTAGCCGCCGCGGCGGGAAGCCTTCTATCCCCGACGGTGACTCCGAGGGCGACGAGGATGATTCGGAGGTGGAGGATGATAGTGAGGAGGACGACAAGGAGGTGGTGGAAGGGGAgatcgacgacgaggaggacgaggttGAGGAGAGCGAGGATGATGACGAGGGGGTAGAGGTGAGCgatgaggaggtggaggagttggaggagggcaaaggggaggagaagagtgACGAAGTGGAAGAGGGCGAGGAAGGGCAagatggggaagaggaggagaaagaggaaggagatgaggaaGCTGCAGAAGAG GAAGAAGAAACGGACAAGAAGAGTGGTGTAGTGGACCCTTCTAAATTTTTTGCATCTTCCGAAGGAGCGTCGTTCCATGCAAATTCATTTCTTGAGCTGAACTTGTCAAGGCCACTTCTTCGAGCCTGTGAAGCACTCGGCTACCAAAAACCAACGCCAATCCAG GCTGCATGCATACCATTAGCATTAACTGGACGGGATATATGTGGCAGTGCTATAACAGGATCTGGGAAG ACAGCTGCTTTCTCATTACCTGTGCTGGAACGTCTACTTTTCCGGCCCAAACGTGTACCTGCAATTAGGGTGCTTATCCTTACTCCAACAAGAGAGTTGGCTGCTCA GGTCCATAGTATGATCGAGAAATTAGCTCAATTTACTGATATCAGATGTTGTCTGATTGTTGGTGGACTTTCAACTAAG GTACAAGAGGTAGCTTTAAGGTCAATGCCTGACATTGTTGTAGCTACTCCTGGGCGTATAATAGATCATCTACGCAATTCACTTTCCGTTGGGCTTGAAGATCTTGCAATTTTGATCCTTGATGAGGCTGATCGTTTGCTAGAACTCGGTTTCAGTGCTGAAATTCAGGAACTG ATTCGCATGTGTCCTAGAAGAAGACAGACAATGCTATTTTCTGCTACGATGACAGAAGAAATTAATGAGCTTGTGACACTTTCACTGAACAAACCAGTCCGTCTTGAAGCTGATCCTTCTCTGAAACGGCCTGCAACATTGACAGAAGA GGTGGTTAGAATACGAAGAGCACGCGAAGCAAATCAAGAAGCTGTTCTGCTTGCTCTCTGTTTGAAGACTTTCAAGGATAAAGTAATCATTTTCAG TGGCACAAAGCATTCTGCTCACAGATTGAAAATAATATTTGGTCTCTCCGGGATGAAAGCTGCTGAACTTCATGGCAACCTTACGCAGGCCCAGCGGCTTGAG GCTTTAGAGCTTTTCAAAAAGCAAGAAGTGGACTTCCTGATTGCAACTGATGTTGCAGCTCGT GGGATTGACATCGTTGGTGTTCGAACTGTAATAAATTTTTCCTGCCCGCGTGATGCCAGAAC TTATCTACATCGTGTTGGACGCACTGCTCGTGCAGGCAGAGAAGGATATGCTGTGACATTTGTTACTGACGATGATAGGTCCCTCTTGAAAGCTATT GCAAAGAAAGCTGGTTCACAGCTGAAAAGTCGCATTGTTGCAGAGAAGCCTGTGGCTGAGTGTGCAAAATTGATTGAGGAACTTGAAGATCAAATTTCTACCATAATTCAAGAAGAAAG GGAGGAAAGAATATTAAGAAAAGCTGAAATGGAAGCTACAAAG GCAGAAAATATGAtagctcataaggatgagatatACTCAAGACCAAAGAGAACCTGGTTTGCTACTGAGAAGGAAAAGAAACTTTTGGCAAAGGCTGCTAAA gaaTCCACGAGTCAAGGTAAGAGTAATTCTGGAGTTATTAGCGCTCAGCAAGCTGAAGATCTTCGTCtgaaggagaaaaagagaaggGAGCGTGAG AAAAATCTACCTAGGAAGAAACGGAGACGGTTAGAGGCAGAACGGGAGATGTTAGAAGATGAGAGCGAAGATGAGGAAGAAGCTAAG GAAAGCAAAGgtgggaaaaaagaaaagaaaggtcAATCGCTAGTCGATGTGGCTTATCGTAGAGCAAAATCAATGAAGGCCAGCGGTAAAAGGGGTGCTGGCACTGGCAAAGGAAAGAATGATAAAAAGGCAAAACAACATTCTGGAAAGGGCCCAACTAGGCAAGAGGAGATGCAAGAGTTGTTCCAGAATGATATGAGTGAATGGAAGCAGGGCCGCTCCTTAAAGAAAAATAATGTTATGCGAAAGAAATCGAAAAATTCTTTTAAGAGCAAATCCAG GTACAACCGCCGAAAGTAG
- the LOC4352219 gene encoding uncharacterized LOC4352219, protein MERVGGGEKQLEDCTVSNALGTWFFSVAGALVAIPVGIKKKSLAPLVFFGTTGTMLDIIMGISQCEREHAERQMKLLEAQNLSANASADGEN, encoded by the exons atggagcgggtcggcggcggggagaagCAGCTGGAGGACTGCACCGTGTCCAA TGCTCTCGGCACCTGGTTCTTCTCAGTTGCTGGTGCTCTTGTTGCTATTCCTGTGGGGATAAAGAAGAAATCCTTGGCACCACTGGTTTTCTTTGGCACTACTGGAACTATGCTTGATATCATCATGGGCATTAGCCAATGCGAGCGGGAGCATGCTGAGCGGCAGATGAAGCTTTTAGAAGCTCAAAACCTTTCTGCCAATGCTTCAGCAGATGGTGAAAACTGA